One window from the genome of Thermus sediminis encodes:
- a CDS encoding AAA family ATPase: MRVRTLRWFTPPTPPRPAPPFFGQERALRALEAAFRQGGHGYLVGPSGLGKRKRLLAYLQGRTFPKEELVYLPLGEEAFPLLLPEGEGRALVDGVEELLSEFTPALFREKGFLYAKSLVESRHERETETLLKALAEEAQSYGFALLEEGEQLRLSGKGTLPPELSAKLEEAVLAHLDVRQRVQAEVAALRRGFAERFLLPKAEALKARFPQAGRYLDHILETLLRAAALEEELPLEALLPRLLVEGGERVVYEPTPTPERLLGHLEYEAREGVFSTHLGLLRPGALVRATGGVLVLEAHRVLELGSYPLLKRALATGEVEPLAPRPEVKGPRLKPAPLKAQVFLVGPPEVIALLEEDEEFLELFPFRVEFSPEIPYTEENVAYLGGFLEREGVTLTPEGLAALSDEARRLAGHKDRLDARLYRLLDLAREAQSLKSPVDSEAVAKAVRAREERFGLEEEVYLRELREGVVALEVQGERVGEVNGLVVVEGPLATGRPVRITAQAGPGKEGVLSIDREVGLGGQVFHKAVLTLAGYLRGTYAQVGALSATVSLVFEQSYGGIEGDSAGLAELLAVLSALAGLPLRQDLAVTGAMDQTGRVLAVGRVAEKVEGFYRVCRTLGLTGTQGVVLPKANLPHLTLREEVVRAAEEGVFHLYAVEGVDEAVELLFGRKAYWVHERVREALGNFQRLENSEENR, from the coding sequence CAAGCGCCTCCTCGCCTACCTCCAAGGCCGGACCTTCCCCAAGGAGGAGCTGGTCTACCTCCCCTTGGGGGAGGAGGCCTTCCCCCTCCTCCTTCCCGAAGGGGAGGGAAGGGCCTTGGTGGACGGGGTAGAGGAGCTCCTTTCCGAGTTCACCCCGGCCCTCTTCCGGGAGAAGGGCTTCCTCTACGCCAAGAGCCTGGTGGAGTCCCGCCACGAGAGGGAGACCGAGACCCTCCTAAAGGCCCTCGCCGAGGAGGCCCAAAGCTACGGCTTCGCCCTGTTGGAGGAGGGGGAGCAGCTCCGGCTCTCCGGGAAGGGGACCCTCCCCCCCGAGCTCTCGGCCAAGTTGGAGGAGGCCGTCCTGGCCCACTTGGATGTGCGGCAACGGGTTCAGGCGGAGGTGGCCGCCCTAAGGCGGGGTTTCGCCGAGCGCTTCCTCCTCCCCAAGGCCGAAGCCCTGAAGGCCCGGTTCCCCCAAGCGGGGCGCTACCTGGACCACATTCTGGAAACCCTGCTCCGAGCCGCCGCCCTGGAGGAGGAACTTCCCTTAGAAGCCCTTCTCCCAAGGCTCCTGGTGGAGGGGGGGGAACGGGTGGTCTACGAGCCCACCCCCACCCCGGAGAGGCTTCTTGGCCACCTGGAGTACGAGGCCAGGGAAGGGGTCTTCTCCACCCACCTGGGCCTCCTCCGCCCCGGGGCCCTAGTGCGGGCCACCGGGGGGGTGCTAGTCCTCGAGGCCCACCGGGTCTTGGAGCTCGGGAGCTACCCCCTCCTCAAGCGGGCCCTGGCCACGGGGGAGGTGGAGCCCCTGGCCCCAAGGCCCGAGGTGAAAGGTCCCCGGTTGAAGCCCGCCCCCCTCAAGGCCCAGGTCTTCCTGGTGGGACCGCCGGAGGTCATCGCCCTTCTGGAGGAGGACGAGGAGTTCCTGGAGCTCTTCCCCTTCCGGGTGGAGTTCAGCCCCGAGATCCCCTACACCGAGGAGAACGTGGCCTATCTGGGAGGCTTCCTGGAAAGGGAGGGCGTGACCCTCACCCCCGAGGGCCTGGCGGCCCTTTCGGACGAGGCCCGCCGCCTGGCCGGGCACAAGGACAGGCTGGACGCCAGGCTCTACCGCCTCCTGGACCTGGCCCGGGAGGCCCAGAGCCTCAAAAGCCCCGTGGACTCGGAGGCGGTGGCGAAGGCGGTCAGGGCCCGGGAGGAGCGCTTCGGCCTGGAGGAGGAGGTGTACCTGAGGGAGCTCAGGGAGGGGGTGGTGGCCCTCGAGGTCCAGGGGGAGCGGGTGGGGGAGGTGAACGGCCTGGTGGTGGTGGAGGGCCCCCTGGCCACCGGCCGCCCCGTACGCATCACCGCCCAGGCGGGTCCCGGGAAGGAGGGGGTCCTCTCCATTGACCGGGAGGTGGGCCTGGGGGGGCAGGTCTTCCACAAGGCGGTCCTCACCCTGGCCGGGTACCTCCGGGGCACCTACGCCCAGGTAGGGGCCCTCTCCGCCACCGTGAGCCTGGTCTTTGAGCAGAGCTACGGAGGGATAGAGGGGGACTCCGCGGGCCTCGCCGAGCTCCTCGCCGTGCTCTCCGCCCTAGCGGGCCTCCCCCTGAGGCAGGACCTGGCGGTGACCGGGGCCATGGACCAGACGGGCCGGGTCCTAGCCGTGGGCCGGGTGGCGGAGAAGGTGGAGGGGTTTTACCGGGTCTGCCGGACCCTGGGCCTCACCGGCACCCAAGGGGTGGTCTTGCCCAAGGCCAACCTCCCCCACCTCACCCTAAGGGAGGAGGTGGTGCGGGCGGCGGAAGAGGGGGTCTTCCACCTCTACGCCGTGGAGGGGGTGGACGAGGCGGTGGAGCTCCTCTTCGGCCGCAAGGCCTACTGGGTGCACGAACGGGTGCGGGAAGCCCTGGGAAACTTCCAGAGGTTGGAGAACAGC